A region from the Leopardus geoffroyi isolate Oge1 chromosome E3, O.geoffroyi_Oge1_pat1.0, whole genome shotgun sequence genome encodes:
- the LOC123589324 gene encoding major vault protein — MATEESIIRIPPYHYIHVLDQNSNVSRVEVGPKTYIRQDNERVLFAPMRMVTVPPRHYCTVANPVSRDPQGLVLFDVTGQVRLRHADLEIRLAQDPFPLYPGEVLEKDITPLQVVMPNTALHLKALLDFEDKNGEKVVAGDEWLFEGPGTYIPQKEVEVLEIIQATVIRQNQALRLRARKECWDRDGKERVTGEEWLVRSVGAYLPGVFEEVLDLVDAVILTEKTALHLRARQNFRDLRGVTRRTGEEWLVTVQDTEAHVPDVYEEVLGVVPITTLGPRNYCVILDPVGPDGKNQLGQKRVVKGEKSFFLQPGERLERGIQDIYVLSEQQGLLLRALQPLEEGEEEEKVSHQAGDNWLIRGPLEYVPSAKVEVVEERQAIPLDENEGIYVQDVKTGRVRAVIGSTYMLTQDEVLWEKELPPGVEDLLNKGQDPLADRGVKEVPKTPQPSPLRNKTRVVSYRVPHNAAVQVYDYREKRARVVFGPELVSLGPEEQFTVLSLSAGRPKRPHARRALCLLLGPDFFTDVITIETADHARLQLQLAYNWHFELRDRKDPQETAKLFSVPDFVGDACKAIASRVRGAVASVTFDDFHKNSARIIRTAVFGFETPETKGLDGRALPQPRDRAVFPQNGLVVSSVDVQSVEPVDQRTRDALQRSVQLAIEITTNSQEAAAKHEAQRLEQEARGRLERQKILDQSEAEKARRELLELEALSTAVESTGTAKAEAESRAEALRIEGEGSVLQAKLKAEALAIETEAELQRVRKVRELELVYARAQLELEVSKAQQLAEVEVKKFKQMTEALGPSTIRDLAVAGPEMQVKLLQSLGLKSTLITDGSTPINLFNTALGLLGLGSEAQPPTKKAAGMPSPQEGLLLRSPPAPQSLGDNRVVP, encoded by the exons ATGGCAACCGAAGAGTCCATCATCCGCATCCCCCCATACCACTACATCCACGTGCTGGACCAGAACAGCAACGTGTCCCGCGTGGAGGTCGGGCCAAAGACTTACATCCGGCAAGACAATGAGAG GGTCCTGTTTGCCCCCATGCGCATGGTGACCGTCCCCCCACGCCACTACTGCACAGTGGCCAACCCGGTGTCCCGGGATCCCCAGGGCTTGGTGCTGTTCGACGTCACAGGACAAGTACGGCTCCGCCACGCTGACCTAGAGATCCGGCTGGCCCAGGACCCCTTCCCCCTGTACCCAGGGGAGGTGCTGGAAAAG GACATCACTCCGCTGCAGGTGGTTATGCCCAACACTGCCCTCCATCTTAAGGCGTTGCTGGATTTTGAGGATAAGAATGGAGAGAAGGTGGTGGCAGGAGATGAGTGGCTATTTGAAGGACCCG gcacaTATATCCCCCAGAAGGAGGTGGAGGTCCTGGAGATTATCCAGGCCACGGTCATCAGGCAGAACCAGGCCCTGCGGCTGAGGGCCCGCAAGGAGTGCTGGGACCGGGACGGCAAGGAGAGGGTGACAG GGGAAGAATGGCTGGTGCGTTCCGTGGGGGCATATCTCCCGGGAGTGTTTGAGGAGGTTCTGGATTTGGTGGACGCCGTGATCCTCACAGAAAAG ACGGCCCTGCACCTCCGGGCTCGGCAGAACTTCCGAGATTTGAGAGGAGTGACCCGTCGCACGGGGGAGGAGTGGCTGGTGACCGTGCAGGACACGGAGGCCCATGTGCCAGACGTCTACGAGGAGGTGCTGGGGGTCGTGCCCATCACCACCTTGGGCCCCCGCAACTACTGTGTGATTCTCGACCCAGTGGGACCGGATGGCAAGAACCAGCTGGGGCAGAAGCGTGTGGTCAAG GGCGAGAAGTCTTTTTTCCTCCAGCCTGGAGAGAGGCTGGAGCGAGGCATCCAGGATATATATGTGCTGTCAGAGCAGCAGGGCCTGCTGCTGAGGGCCCTGCAAcccctggaggagggagaagaggaggagaaggtctCCCACCAGGCTGGGGACAACTGGCTCATCCGCGGGCCCCTGGAGTACGTGCCCTCTGCCAAGGTAGAGGTGGTGGAAGAACGTCAGGCCATCCCTCTGGACGAGAACGAGGGCATCTACGTGCAGGATGTCAAGACTGGAAGG GTACGAGCTGTGATTGGAAGCACCTACATGCTGACCCAGGACGAAGTCCTGTGGGAGAAAGAGCTACCTCCTGGGGTGGAGGATCTGCTGAACAAGGGGCAGGACCCGCTGGCAGACAGGGGTGTGAAGGAGGTGCCCAAgaccccccagccctcccctctccGGAACAAGACCCGCGTGGTCAGCTACCGGGTCCCTCACAACGCTGCCGTGCAGGTGTATGActacagagagaagagagctcG TGTGGTCTTTGGGCCCGAGCTGGTGTCGCTGGGTCCCGAGGAGCAGTTCACCGTGTTGTCCCTCTCGGCCGGGAGGCCCAAGCGTCCCCACGCCCGCCGCGCTCTCTGCCTGCTGCTGGGGCCTGACTTCTTCACAGACGTCATCACCATCGAAACAGCAGACCATGCCAGGCTGCAGCTGCAGCTCGCCTACAactg GCACTTTGAGCTGAGGGACCGGAAGGACCCACAGGAGACAGCCAAGCTCTTCTCAGTGCCTGACTTCGTGGGTGACGCCTGCAAGGCCATCGCATCCCGGGTGCGGGGGGCCGTGGCCTCCGTCACCTTCGATGACTTCCATAAGAATTCTGCCCGCATTATTCGCACTGCTGTCTTTGGCTTTGAGACCCCAGAAACCAAGGGGCTCGACGGCAGGGCTCTGCCCCAGCCCCGGGACCGGGCCGTCTTCCCCCAAAACGGGTTGGTGGTCAGCAGCGTGGACGTGCAGTCCGTGGAGCCCGTGGACCAGAGGACCCGGGATGCCTTACAGCGCAGCGTCCAACTGGCCATTGAGATCACCACCAACTCCCAGGAGGCAGCTGCCAA gcaCGAGGCTCAGAGACTTGAGCAAGAAGCCCGCGGCCGGCTTGAGAGGCAGAAGATCTTGGACCAATCCGAAGCTGAAAAGGCTCGCCGCGAACTCTTGGAGCTGGAGGCTCTGAG CACTGCCGTGGAGAGCACGGGGACCGCCAAGGCGGAGGCCGAGTCCCGCGCTGAGGCCCTGCGCATCGAGGGAGAAGGCTCCGTGCTACAGGCCAAGTTGAAAGCCGAGGCCTTGGCCATTGAGACG gaGGCTGAGCTCCAACGGGTACGGAAAGTGCGAGAACTAGAACTGGTCTATGCCCGGGCCCAGCTGGAGCTGGAGGTGAGCAAGGCCCAGCAGCTGGCGGAGGTGGAGGTGAAGAAGTTCAAGCAGATGACGGAGGCCCTGGGCCCCAGCACCATCAGGGACCTTGCTGTGGCTGGGCCAGAGATGCAg GTGAAACTGCTCCAGAGCCTGGGCCTGAAATCAACGCTCATCACCGATGgttccacccccatcaacctctTCAACACAGCCTTGGGTCTCCTGGGGCTGGGGTCGGAGGCCCAGCCCCCAACCAAAAAGGCAGCCGGCATGCCCAGCCCCCAAGAGGGCTTGCTTCTCcggtcccctcctgcccctcagtCTCTTGGAGACAACCGTGTTGTCCCTTAG